In a single window of the Streptomyces sp. CGMCC 4.7035 genome:
- a CDS encoding COG1470 family protein — translation MPYARHVLCLPLAALSLLAAVSPAVADGGWSVAPATGGAGGRPYVYAEGEPGTVLQDALSVFNPGGKPLTVRLSGADADNTADGGFTVRRKPVDTGAWIGFARTTGGMGVPPARAKPRAWGNVAVRAVSVTVPARTRADVPFTVAVPTGAAPGDHPGAIVASADGRSSAVRVQLRVSGPALSALTVEHVAVRDGRISYELVNRGTTVLTPRLAVRAEGVLGRVLDRPPRTLPLELLPGRRVRLSEPWSDHPALDAVDVRLTVTAAGGAHASASASARFVPWGAVGGAVAGLLAAVGAGAVVRRRRHRPPDGPTDDGPRREAELTGAMM, via the coding sequence ATGCCGTACGCCCGCCACGTCCTCTGTCTCCCCCTCGCCGCCCTGAGTCTGCTGGCCGCCGTGTCCCCCGCCGTCGCCGACGGCGGCTGGTCCGTCGCGCCCGCGACCGGCGGCGCGGGCGGGCGGCCGTACGTCTACGCGGAGGGCGAGCCCGGGACGGTCCTCCAGGACGCGCTGTCGGTGTTCAACCCTGGCGGGAAGCCGCTGACCGTCCGGCTGAGCGGCGCCGACGCGGACAACACCGCCGACGGCGGATTCACGGTGCGGCGGAAGCCGGTGGACACCGGGGCGTGGATCGGCTTCGCACGCACGACGGGTGGGATGGGGGTCCCCCCTGCTCGAGCGAAGCCGAGAGCTTGGGGGAATGTGGCGGTGCGCGCGGTCTCGGTGACGGTGCCCGCCCGGACCCGCGCCGACGTGCCGTTCACCGTGGCGGTGCCCACGGGCGCCGCGCCCGGCGACCACCCGGGCGCGATCGTGGCGAGCGCGGACGGCCGCTCGTCGGCCGTACGCGTCCAACTCCGCGTCTCGGGCCCCGCGCTGTCCGCGCTGACCGTGGAGCACGTGGCGGTGCGCGACGGGCGGATCTCCTACGAGCTGGTCAACCGTGGCACCACCGTGCTGACGCCGAGGCTCGCGGTGCGCGCCGAGGGAGTCCTCGGCCGGGTTCTGGACCGGCCGCCGCGCACCCTGCCCCTGGAACTGCTGCCGGGCCGCCGGGTCCGGCTGAGTGAGCCGTGGTCCGACCACCCGGCGCTCGACGCGGTCGACGTGCGGCTCACGGTCACGGCGGCGGGCGGGGCGCACGCGTCCGCGTCCGCGTCGGCGCGGTTCGTGCCCTGGGGTGCCGTGGGCGGCGCCGTCGCCGGGCTGCTCGCGGCCGTGGGCGCCGGTGCGGTCGTACGACGCCGAAGGCACCGCCCGCCGGACGGGCCGACGGACGACGGGCCGCGTAGGGAAGCGGAGTTGACGGGAGCGATGATGTGA
- a CDS encoding LPXTG cell wall anchor domain-containing protein, with protein sequence MSYHKRTAALTSAVALAGSAVLMAAPAAQAEIVNVNYHCKTPIGDKSAVSPIDIKGVKSGSGYKLTMSWQKGVSSSPVELGKGAMNPSATIKLGGADNGTVTVTGPANQAAIPANTPIKINDLSGTYTPKKTGKVTFTPGVLTIKALGTTTTCTPTNSPGPSLTLDVTAAGGGGSGSTQSGTDSGGQLPKTGPEDSAIALGTLGGTVLLAGAAGVLWLTRRNQAVRR encoded by the coding sequence GTGTCGTACCACAAGCGAACCGCCGCGCTCACGTCCGCCGTGGCCCTGGCCGGCTCGGCGGTATTGATGGCCGCCCCCGCAGCCCAGGCCGAGATCGTCAATGTCAACTACCACTGCAAGACGCCGATCGGCGACAAGAGCGCCGTCTCGCCCATCGACATCAAGGGCGTCAAGAGCGGCAGCGGCTACAAGCTCACCATGTCCTGGCAGAAGGGCGTCTCGTCCAGCCCGGTCGAACTGGGCAAGGGGGCGATGAACCCGAGCGCCACCATCAAACTGGGCGGCGCCGACAACGGCACCGTCACGGTGACGGGCCCGGCCAACCAGGCGGCGATCCCCGCCAACACGCCGATCAAGATCAACGACTTGAGCGGTACCTACACCCCGAAGAAGACCGGCAAGGTCACCTTCACGCCGGGCGTGCTGACCATCAAGGCGCTCGGCACGACGACCACGTGCACGCCCACCAACAGTCCCGGGCCGTCGCTGACCCTCGACGTCACGGCGGCGGGCGGCGGCGGCTCCGGCTCCACGCAGAGCGGCACGGACTCCGGCGGCCAACTCCCGAAGACCGGCCCCGAGGACTCCGCGATCGCGCTGGGCACGCTCGGCGGCACGGTCCTGCTCGCGGGCGCCGCCGGAGTGCTGTGGCTGACACGCCGCAACCAGGCGGTACGCCGCTGA